A region from the Vicia villosa cultivar HV-30 ecotype Madison, WI linkage group LG3, Vvil1.0, whole genome shotgun sequence genome encodes:
- the LOC131655633 gene encoding calcineurin B-like protein 4 isoform X3: protein MGCYCSTSTSRKLKRPGYEDPTVLASETPCEYPSSLSVTVSEVDALYELYLKLSNSIIQDGLIHKEEFQLALFRNENQKNLFADRISWCFSPKRSLRRQNCMLYDLKQTGYIEREELKEMVLALLHESDLFLSDEMIESIVDKTFKDVDTKDDGRIDEDEWKAFVSQHPSLIKNMTLPYLKDITLAFPSFIVRTEVEDTEV from the exons ATGGGTTGCTATTGTTCAACTTCAACTTCAAGGAAACTTAAAAGGCCAGGTTATGAGGATCCAACTGTTCTTGCTTCTGAGACACCTTGTGAGTATCCATCATCATTATCTG ttacTGTGAGTGAAGTAGATGCATTATATGAACTCTATTTGAAGTTAAGCAATTCCATTATTCAAGATGGTCTTATTCATAAG GAAGAATTTCAGCTAGCACTTTTCAGAAACGAAAACCAAAAGAATCTGTTTGCTGATAGG ATCTCTTGGTGTTTTTCACCCAAACGCAGCCTTAGAAGACAAAATTGCAT GTTATATGATTTGAAACAAACAGGGTACATTGAAAGAGAGGAGTTAAAGGAAATGGTATTGGCACTTTTGCATGAATCAGATCTTTTTCTTTCGGATGAGATGATAGAATCAATTGTGGATAAAACATTTAAAGATGTCGATACAAAAGATGATGgaaggattgatgaagatgagtGGAAAGCTTTTGTTTCTCAACATCCTTCTTTGATTAAGAACATGACTCTTCCATATCTAAAGGATATTACATTGGCATTTCCCAGTTTTATTGTAAGAACAGAAGTTGAAGACACCGAGGTTTGA
- the LOC131655633 gene encoding calcineurin B-like protein 7 isoform X1 yields MGCYCSTSTSRKLKRPGYEDPTVLASETPCEYPSSLSVTVSEVDALYELYLKLSNSIIQDGLIHKEEFQLALFRNENQKNLFADRIFDLFDVKRNGVVDFGEFVRSLGVFHPNAALEDKIAFAFRLYDLKQTGYIEREELKEMVLALLHESDLFLSDEMIESIVDKTFKDVDTKDDGRIDEDEWKAFVSQHPSLIKNMTLPYLKDITLAFPSFIVRTEVEDTEV; encoded by the exons ATGGGTTGCTATTGTTCAACTTCAACTTCAAGGAAACTTAAAAGGCCAGGTTATGAGGATCCAACTGTTCTTGCTTCTGAGACACCTTGTGAGTATCCATCATCATTATCTG ttacTGTGAGTGAAGTAGATGCATTATATGAACTCTATTTGAAGTTAAGCAATTCCATTATTCAAGATGGTCTTATTCATAAG GAAGAATTTCAGCTAGCACTTTTCAGAAACGAAAACCAAAAGAATCTGTTTGCTGATAGG ATTTTTGacttatttgatgtaaaacgcaACGGCGTTGTCGATTTCGGTGAATTTGTTAGATCTCTTGGTGTTTTTCACCCAAACGCAGCCTTAGAAGACAAAATTGCAT TTGCTTTTAGGTTATATGATTTGAAACAAACAGGGTACATTGAAAGAGAGGAGTTAAAGGAAATGGTATTGGCACTTTTGCATGAATCAGATCTTTTTCTTTCGGATGAGATGATAGAATCAATTGTGGATAAAACATTTAAAGATGTCGATACAAAAGATGATGgaaggattgatgaagatgagtGGAAAGCTTTTGTTTCTCAACATCCTTCTTTGATTAAGAACATGACTCTTCCATATCTAAAGGATATTACATTGGCATTTCCCAGTTTTATTGTAAGAACAGAAGTTGAAGACACCGAGGTTTGA
- the LOC131655633 gene encoding calcineurin B-like protein 7 isoform X2, which translates to MGCYCSTSTSRKLKRPGYEDPTVLASETPFTVSEVDALYELYLKLSNSIIQDGLIHKEEFQLALFRNENQKNLFADRIFDLFDVKRNGVVDFGEFVRSLGVFHPNAALEDKIAFAFRLYDLKQTGYIEREELKEMVLALLHESDLFLSDEMIESIVDKTFKDVDTKDDGRIDEDEWKAFVSQHPSLIKNMTLPYLKDITLAFPSFIVRTEVEDTEV; encoded by the exons ATGGGTTGCTATTGTTCAACTTCAACTTCAAGGAAACTTAAAAGGCCAGGTTATGAGGATCCAACTGTTCTTGCTTCTGAGACACCTT ttacTGTGAGTGAAGTAGATGCATTATATGAACTCTATTTGAAGTTAAGCAATTCCATTATTCAAGATGGTCTTATTCATAAG GAAGAATTTCAGCTAGCACTTTTCAGAAACGAAAACCAAAAGAATCTGTTTGCTGATAGG ATTTTTGacttatttgatgtaaaacgcaACGGCGTTGTCGATTTCGGTGAATTTGTTAGATCTCTTGGTGTTTTTCACCCAAACGCAGCCTTAGAAGACAAAATTGCAT TTGCTTTTAGGTTATATGATTTGAAACAAACAGGGTACATTGAAAGAGAGGAGTTAAAGGAAATGGTATTGGCACTTTTGCATGAATCAGATCTTTTTCTTTCGGATGAGATGATAGAATCAATTGTGGATAAAACATTTAAAGATGTCGATACAAAAGATGATGgaaggattgatgaagatgagtGGAAAGCTTTTGTTTCTCAACATCCTTCTTTGATTAAGAACATGACTCTTCCATATCTAAAGGATATTACATTGGCATTTCCCAGTTTTATTGTAAGAACAGAAGTTGAAGACACCGAGGTTTGA